The following proteins are encoded in a genomic region of Stigmatopora nigra isolate UIUO_SnigA chromosome 3, RoL_Snig_1.1, whole genome shotgun sequence:
- the ext2 gene encoding exostosin-2 has translation MYASGKYSSRGPALIPRMKTKHRIYYITLFSVVLLGLIATGMFQFWPHSIESTAEWTVAKRSVHDAPLVHLPVTNPIPERGDLSCRMHTCFDVYRCGYNPKNRIKVYIYPLQRFVDEFGVPISSTGLSREYNDLLSAISDSDFYTDDVNRACLYVPSTDVLNQNSLRVRETAQALAMLPRWNKGMNHLLFNMLPGGPPDYNTALDVPRDRALLAGGGFSTWTYRQGYDISIPVYSPLSADVELPERQPGPRRHFILSSQTAIHREYRAELERLKEENGEALLLLDKCSNLSQGASAARKRCYKGQVYDYPQILQESSFCVVLRGARLGQAVLSDVLQAGCVPVILADSYILPFSEVLDWKRASVVIPEEKLSEMYTILKNIPHRQVEEMQRQARWFWEAYFSSMKVIGLTTLQIINDRIYPYAARTYEQWNNPTAVKWSSVNSPLFLPLIPPRAPGFTAVVLTYDRVESLFRVITEISKVPSLAKLLVVWNNQNKSPPEESIWPKIGVPLKVVRTKENKLSNRFFPYDEIETEAVLAIDDDIIMLTSDELQFGYEVWREFPDRLVGYPGRLHLWDHEMGKWKYESEWTNEVSMVLTGAAFYHKYFNYLYTYKMPGDIKNWVDAHMNCEDIAMNFLVANITGKAPIKVTPRKKFKCPECTAIDGLSLDQTHMVERSECINKFASVFGTMPLKVVEHRADPVLYKDDFPEKLKSFPNIGSL, from the exons ATGTATGCCTCTGGTAAATACAGCTCCCGGGGACCTGCCCTCATCCCACGGATGAAAACCAAGCACCGTATATACTACATCACACTCTTCTCCGTGGTGTTACTTGGCCTGATAGCCACTGGGATGTTTCAGTTCTGGCCTCACTCCATAGAATCCACAGCTGAATGGACCGTGGCCAAACGTAGCGTTCATGATGCTCCCCTGGTGCACCTTCCAGTCACCAATCCAATTCCGGAGAGGGGGGACCTCAGTTGTCGCATGCACACATGTTTCGACGTGTATAGATGTGGCTACAACCCGAAAAATCGAATTAAG gtTTACATCTACCCACTCCAAAGATTTGTTGATGAATTCGGAGTTCCAATCAGCAGCACTGGACTTTCTCGGGAATATAACGATCTTCTCAGCGCCATCTCGGACAGCGACTTTTACACTGATGATGTCAACAGGGCTTGTCTTTATGTCCCTTCAACTGATGTCCTGAATCAGAACTCCCTGCGAGTCAGGGAAACTGCTCAGGCCCTTGCAATGCTTCCCAG gtggaACAAGGGGATGAATCACCTACTCTTTAACATGTTGCCAGGAGGTCCACCAGACTACAACACTGCTTTGGATGTGCCAAGAGATAG agcACTCCTGGCTGGAGGCGGTTTTTCTACATGGACGTACAGACAAGGTTACGATATCAGCATCCCGGTTTACAGCCCACTCTCTGCAGATGTTGAATTGCCTGAAAGACAGCCGGG GCCTCGCCGTCACTTCATCCTGTCATCTCAGACAGCCATTCACCGGGAGTACCGGGCTGAACTCGAACGCCTGAAAGAAGAAAATGGCGAGGCTTTGCTCCTTCTGGACAAGTGTAGCAATCTCTCGCAGGGAGCCTCCGCTGCTCGAAAGCGCTGTTATAAGGGTCAGGTGTATGATTACCCGCAGATATTGCAG GAATCTTCCTTTTGCGTGGTGCTCAGGGGTGCACGTTTGGGTCAAGCCGTTCTTAGTGATGTTCTTCAAGCTGGTTGTGTCCCCGTCATCCTGGCCGACTCCTACATCCTTCCTTTTTCTGAAGTTCTTGACTGGAAAAG GGCCTCCGTGGTTATTCCAGAGGAGAAGCTTTCGGAGATGTACACCATCTTAAAGAATATCCCGCATAGACAAGTGGAAGAAATGCAGAGACAG gcaCGCTGGTTCTGGGAAGCTTATTTTAGCTCCATGAAGGTCATCGGTCTGACTACTCTCCAGATCATCAATGATCGCATCTACCCATATGCCGCTCGTACCTACGAGCAATGGAACAATCCAACTGCTGTG AAGTGGTCCAGTGTGAACAGTCCCCTCTTCTTACCACTTATACCACCGAGAGCACCTGGTTTCACTGCGGTGGTGCTGACGTACGATCGCGTCGAGAGTCTTTTCCGAGTCATCACAGAAATTTCCAAAGTTCCTAGCTTGGCTAAACTGCTGGTGGTGTGGAATAACCAGAACAAGAGTCCTCCTGAGG AATCTATTTGGCCAAAGATTGGCGTGCCTCTCAAAGTTGTGCGCACCAAAGAGAACAAGCTCAGTAACCGCTTTTTCCCATACGATGAAATCGAGACTGAAGCTGTTCTGGCCATtgatgatgacatcatcatgtTGACATCGGATGAACTTCAGTTTGGCTATGAG GTATGGAGAGAATTCCCTGATAGGCTTGTGGGTTATCCAGGCCGTCTGCACCTCTGGGACCATGAGATGGGAAAGTGGAAGTACGAGTCGGAGTGGACCAACGAGGTCTCCATGGTTTTAACAGGCGCCGCGTTTTACCACAAG TACTTTAACTACTTGTACACGTACAAGATGCCGGGAGACATCAAGAACTGGGTCGACGCGCACATGAACTGCGAAGATATTGCCATGAACTTTCTGGTGGCCAACATTACCGGAAAAGCACCCATAAAG gTGACCCCCAGGAAGAAATTCAAGTGTCCTGAGTGCACTGCCATCGATGGGCTGTCCCTGGATCAGACGCACATGGTGGAAAG aTCTGAGTGCATCAACAAGTTTGCATCGGTTTTTGGCACCATGCCACTGAAAGTGGTGGAGCACCGTGCTGATCCAGTTCTCTACAAAGACGACTTCCCGGAGAAACTCAAGAGTTTCCCCAACATCGGCAGTCTCTGA